One Desulfovibrio sp. genomic region harbors:
- a CDS encoding M48 family metallopeptidase — MHLFPLFIVLLLLSSGCDSAPYTERRQLIVIPERQERAMGVQAARDILATEKLSSNQAQVEAVRRVGQRIAAASNEADMRWEFHVIDKDSVPNAFCLPGGKIFVYSGLFKYVQDEAQLATVIAHEVAHAMARHGAERATVELGAQLGGAVLGLVLGDEDPRLAQIASKVWGYGASLGVMLPYSRKQEYEADTIGLHLMAKAGYDMDAALKFWDNMRKNPQSPKIFAFLSTHPTDERRIERIKKTISEIRAGQKTS, encoded by the coding sequence ATGCATCTCTTCCCCCTCTTCATCGTCCTCCTCTTGCTTTCGTCAGGCTGCGACTCGGCTCCCTATACCGAGCGCAGGCAGCTCATCGTCATCCCCGAGCGCCAGGAACGGGCCATGGGCGTTCAGGCGGCCCGCGACATCCTTGCCACGGAGAAGCTCTCAAGCAATCAGGCCCAGGTGGAGGCGGTCAGGCGCGTGGGGCAGCGGATTGCGGCAGCCAGCAACGAAGCGGACATGCGCTGGGAATTCCACGTCATCGACAAGGACTCCGTGCCCAACGCCTTCTGCCTGCCCGGCGGGAAGATATTCGTCTATTCGGGACTCTTCAAATACGTGCAGGATGAAGCCCAACTGGCCACGGTGATCGCCCATGAGGTTGCCCACGCCATGGCGCGTCATGGTGCGGAGCGGGCTACCGTTGAGCTTGGCGCGCAGCTTGGCGGCGCGGTTCTGGGGCTGGTGCTGGGGGACGAGGACCCCAGGCTTGCCCAGATTGCCTCGAAGGTGTGGGGGTATGGCGCGAGCCTTGGGGTGATGCTGCCCTACAGCCGCAAGCAGGAGTACGAGGCTGACACCATCGGCCTGCACCTGATGGCCAAGGCCGGTTACGACATGGACGCCGCGCTCAAGTTCTGGGACAACATGCGCAAGAACCCGCAATCGCCCAAGATATTCGCTTTTCTTTCCACCCATCCCACGGACGAGAGGCGCATCGAACGCATCAAGAAGACCATCTCCGAGATACGGGCGGGGCAAAAAACTTCCTGA
- a CDS encoding diguanylate cyclase gives MISDQTSASAHMTLKALVTACMLMLFWWCPACPSSASESPDVKVLYINSYHRGYSWSDGIEEGLRERLNRSGKNIELSLEYLDSRRFAYGKQIEPMAQAMEIKYKNYKPDVVVVSDNAAFDFIKQYRDRLCPNAPIVFCGYNDFRPGVIQGMANITGVNEEISIEETVAMALKVHPGTRTLAFIMSTGDLSSKRIVEAAEESILPKLRERFNVVVLLDASLDEIKEGLARLPRETILFFSGQTRDIASGRELSPIENGRLIASFSPFPAYTFWDFHLNTGVLGGHVLTGQDQGRAAADMVLRILAGTPADSIPVLMTSPATNIFDYNVMNRFGISPGDLPLNSVIINQPFSLWKLYRWQIIALFAFIVAESMLVVYLLKVVRDRRSAHATLEEERSSLEKHVHQRTEELREANQQLSLLSFHDCLTNIANRRRFDGVLSAELLRRKRSGKPLSLIMLDIDFFKQYNDTYGHIAGDDCLRKIAGLLVDKSNRTTDLTARYGGEEFSIILPETSAYGAQVIAERIRKGVKDLAIPHSSSSISDHVTVSLGVVTISEAKPVSPKELIFLADELLYEAKSGGRDRVVAKEYAEKQP, from the coding sequence ATGATTTCGGACCAGACCTCTGCCTCCGCCCATATGACGCTGAAAGCGCTCGTGACGGCGTGCATGCTGATGCTGTTCTGGTGGTGCCCGGCGTGTCCCAGTTCCGCCTCTGAATCTCCCGATGTGAAGGTTCTGTACATAAATTCATATCATCGCGGGTATTCCTGGAGCGACGGGATCGAGGAGGGCTTGCGGGAACGCCTCAATCGATCAGGCAAAAATATCGAGTTGTCCCTCGAATACCTGGACAGCCGCCGGTTTGCTTACGGCAAGCAGATCGAGCCAATGGCCCAGGCCATGGAGATCAAATATAAGAACTATAAACCCGACGTTGTCGTTGTTTCCGACAATGCCGCCTTCGATTTCATCAAACAATACCGCGACCGCCTGTGTCCGAATGCGCCCATAGTCTTTTGCGGGTATAATGATTTCAGGCCCGGCGTTATACAGGGCATGGCCAACATTACCGGGGTGAACGAAGAGATAAGCATCGAGGAAACCGTTGCCATGGCCCTCAAGGTGCACCCGGGAACCCGAACCCTGGCGTTCATCATGTCCACGGGTGACTTGAGCAGCAAACGCATCGTCGAGGCGGCGGAAGAGTCGATCCTTCCAAAGCTTCGGGAGCGTTTCAACGTGGTGGTGCTTCTGGACGCCTCGTTGGATGAAATCAAAGAGGGTTTGGCCCGGTTGCCGCGTGAGACAATTCTGTTTTTCTCCGGCCAGACTCGCGACATCGCTTCCGGCAGGGAGCTCTCGCCGATTGAAAACGGCAGGCTCATCGCTAGCTTCAGTCCTTTCCCGGCGTACACCTTCTGGGATTTCCACCTCAACACCGGGGTGCTGGGCGGCCACGTTCTCACTGGTCAGGATCAGGGACGTGCGGCGGCCGATATGGTTCTTCGCATCCTGGCCGGAACTCCGGCGGACTCCATACCGGTCCTCATGACTTCACCCGCCACGAATATTTTCGACTACAATGTCATGAACAGATTCGGCATTTCCCCTGGCGATCTGCCTCTGAACAGCGTCATAATCAACCAGCCGTTCTCATTGTGGAAACTCTATCGGTGGCAAATCATCGCCCTTTTCGCTTTCATTGTAGCCGAGAGCATGCTGGTCGTTTATCTTTTGAAGGTGGTTCGTGACCGTCGCAGTGCGCATGCCACGCTGGAAGAAGAACGGTCTTCATTGGAAAAACACGTTCACCAGCGTACGGAAGAACTCAGGGAAGCCAATCAACAGCTTTCCCTGCTGAGTTTTCATGATTGCTTGACGAATATCGCCAACAGACGCCGTTTTGATGGCGTTCTCAGTGCGGAGCTTTTGCGAAGAAAAAGATCTGGAAAGCCTCTTTCACTTATCATGCTGGATATTGATTTTTTCAAACAATACAACGATACATATGGTCATATTGCAGGCGACGACTGTCTACGGAAGATCGCCGGACTCTTGGTCGACAAGAGCAATCGAACTACAGATTTAACAGCACGCTATGGTGGAGAGGAGTTCTCAATAATCCTGCCGGAAACCAGCGCGTATGGGGCGCAGGTCATTGCGGAACGTATCCGTAAGGGAGTCAAGGACCTAGCCATACCACATTCCTCGTCGAGCATTTCCGATCATGTCACGGTAAGCCTTGGCGTGGTGACGATCTCAGAGGCCAAGCCGGTCTCTCCAAAGGAATTGATTTTTTTGGCGGACGAACTGCTTTACGAGGCGAAATCCGGGGGGCGCGACCGGGTGGTTGCGAAAGAATACGCAGAGAAGCAACCCTGA
- a CDS encoding ACT domain-containing protein encodes MKVEQISIFLENRAGRLEEVTRILSENEVSIRALSLADTSDFGILRLIVSDHEKAKKALKEQGFTVGRTSVVAVEVDDKPGGLNAILQILSQGGVNVEYMYAFVQQSARTAIIVFRFDKTDQAIELLGQKGIKIIPGETLYNL; translated from the coding sequence ATGAAAGTCGAGCAGATTTCCATTTTCCTGGAAAACCGGGCCGGACGCCTGGAGGAAGTGACCCGCATCTTGTCCGAGAACGAGGTGAGCATCCGGGCCCTGTCCCTGGCCGACACCTCGGACTTCGGCATTCTGCGCCTGATCGTCTCCGACCACGAGAAAGCCAAGAAGGCCCTGAAAGAACAGGGCTTTACAGTGGGGCGCACCTCGGTGGTGGCCGTGGAAGTGGACGACAAGCCCGGCGGCTTGAACGCCATTCTGCAGATTCTCTCCCAGGGCGGGGTCAACGTGGAATACATGTACGCCTTCGTGCAGCAGAGCGCCCGGACGGCCATCATCGTGTTCCGCTTCGACAAGACCGACCAGGCCATCGAGCTTCTCGGGCAGAAAGGGATAAAGATCATCCCCGGCGAGACGCTGTACAATTTGTAG
- a CDS encoding phenylacetate--CoA ligase, whose product MIYDVEMETLPREDLEALQLKRLKSLVERVHANVGFYRQKFDEMGVKPSDIRSLADVKLLPFTEKQDLRNHYPFGLFAVPKENVVRIHASSGTTGKSTVVGYTHRDVRNWAKLMARCFVASGASTRDIIHNAYGYGLFTGGLGAHYGAEELGAIIVPVSGGGTKRQVMLLKDFGPTVICSTPSYALVLHEAALEAGVNIKDLPLKIGIFGAEPWTEEMRRDIEERMGITAIDIYGLSEIMGPGVGIECNIAQKGLHIMEDHFLIEVIDPDTCEVLPPGEVGELVITTLTKEAQPLIRYRTRDITKLDVVPCRCGRTFARVHRMMGRSDDMLIIRGVNVFPSQIESILLETEGLSPHYLLVVKREGNLDTLEVQVEVDEKLFSDEIKNLQRIEGKIIKNIKDYLGVTAHVKLVEPRSIQRSEGKAQRILDLRKSQ is encoded by the coding sequence ATGATTTATGACGTGGAGATGGAAACCCTGCCCAGGGAGGACCTGGAAGCCCTGCAGCTCAAGCGGCTCAAGTCGCTGGTTGAGCGCGTTCATGCCAACGTGGGCTTCTACCGCCAGAAATTCGACGAGATGGGGGTAAAGCCCTCCGACATTCGATCCCTGGCCGATGTGAAGCTTCTGCCGTTCACGGAGAAGCAGGACCTGCGCAACCACTATCCCTTCGGGCTCTTCGCCGTTCCCAAGGAGAACGTGGTGCGCATCCATGCATCGTCGGGCACCACGGGCAAGTCCACCGTGGTTGGCTACACCCACCGCGACGTGCGCAACTGGGCCAAGCTCATGGCCCGCTGCTTCGTGGCCTCCGGCGCCTCCACCCGCGACATCATCCACAACGCCTACGGCTACGGCCTGTTCACCGGCGGGCTCGGCGCCCACTACGGCGCGGAAGAACTCGGCGCCATCATCGTGCCCGTGTCGGGCGGCGGCACCAAGCGCCAGGTGATGCTTCTGAAGGATTTCGGCCCCACCGTTATCTGCTCCACCCCCTCCTACGCCCTGGTGCTGCACGAGGCGGCACTGGAGGCCGGGGTCAACATCAAGGACCTGCCCTTAAAGATCGGCATTTTCGGGGCCGAGCCCTGGACTGAGGAGATGCGCCGCGACATCGAGGAGCGCATGGGCATCACGGCCATCGACATCTACGGCCTCTCGGAGATCATGGGACCGGGCGTGGGCATCGAGTGCAACATCGCCCAGAAGGGCCTGCACATCATGGAAGACCACTTCCTGATCGAGGTGATCGATCCCGACACCTGCGAGGTTCTGCCTCCGGGCGAGGTCGGCGAGCTGGTCATCACCACGCTCACCAAGGAAGCCCAGCCGCTCATCCGCTACCGCACCCGCGACATCACCAAATTGGACGTTGTGCCCTGCCGCTGCGGCCGGACCTTCGCCCGGGTGCACCGCATGATGGGCCGCTCCGACGACATGCTCATCATCCGAGGCGTGAACGTGTTCCCCAGCCAGATAGAATCCATCCTCCTGGAAACGGAAGGACTGTCGCCCCACTACCTCCTGGTGGTGAAGCGCGAGGGCAACCTGGATACGCTGGAAGTGCAGGTGGAGGTAGACGAGAAGCTCTTCTCGGACGAAATCAAGAATTTACAACGCATCGAAGGCAAGATAATCAAGAACATCAAGGATTACCTGGGCGTGACAGCGCATGTGAAGCTGGTTGAACCCAGGAGCATCCAGCGTTCGGAAGGCAAGGCCCAGCGGATTCTCGATTTGCGCAAGAGCCAATAA
- the rsfS gene encoding ribosome silencing factor: protein MTKAKKPPVKKSSIPTVEKVRKVALWLMEKKAKDIVAMDISKVCSVTESMVVATAANVRQAQALADHVLAKCGEDNISFLGMDGYKTGQWILVDLNDVLVHIFMEDARGFYNLEGLWSEGVEISLPKAPAAPAEPTS, encoded by the coding sequence ATGACAAAAGCAAAGAAACCACCGGTAAAGAAATCGTCGATCCCCACTGTGGAAAAGGTCCGGAAGGTGGCCCTCTGGCTCATGGAAAAAAAAGCCAAGGACATCGTGGCCATGGACATCAGCAAAGTGTGCAGCGTCACCGAATCCATGGTCGTTGCCACCGCGGCCAACGTGCGCCAGGCCCAGGCCCTGGCCGACCATGTGCTTGCCAAGTGCGGGGAGGACAACATCTCCTTTTTGGGCATGGACGGCTACAAGACCGGACAATGGATCCTCGTGGACCTCAACGACGTGCTCGTGCACATCTTCATGGAAGATGCCCGCGGATTCTACAACCTCGAAGGGCTCTGGTCCGAAGGCGTGGAAATATCCTTGCCCAAGGCGCCCGCAGCCCCCGCTGAACCCACTTCATGA
- a CDS encoding 2,3-bisphosphoglycerate-independent phosphoglycerate mutase, whose translation MKKAPTLLLILDGWGIAPAGPGNAVTTACPATLNALAAEYPHSRLKCSGRAVGLPDGFMGNSEVGHMNIGAGRVVYQDMTRIDMAIEERTLWQNPTLGDLAAKVKASGGKLHLMGLVSDGGVHSHQKHIEALLEVFRDLGLERVFVHCFLDGRDTPPDSGQEYVADLQKAMVRIGCGKVASVTGRFYAMDRDKRWERVADAYAALTSGQGILIADPVDSIKDAYTHDETDEFIKPRLVIGSDGNPLALVEDGDAVFFFNFRADRAREITRAFIEPEFAGFARARTPKLCAFATMTEYESSFGVPVAFGPEELTNTLGQVYSDAGLKQLRLAETEKYAHVTYFLNGGREEPFPGEDRVMIPSPREVATYDLKPQMSVYEVTAAFEEAWSKGYDLVVCNLANLDMVGHTGIMEAAVAACKAVDASVTRILDAVLASGGRALVTADHGNAEEMIDSRGGKMTAHTLNDVPLILVDPSRKGSKLKDGKLADLAPTILDLAGLEKPQQMTGNSLIEGFSHV comes from the coding sequence ATGAAAAAAGCTCCCACTCTGCTTCTTATTCTGGATGGCTGGGGCATCGCTCCGGCCGGTCCTGGCAATGCCGTTACCACGGCCTGTCCCGCCACCCTGAACGCCCTGGCGGCCGAGTACCCTCATTCCCGGCTCAAATGTTCCGGACGGGCCGTGGGCCTTCCGGACGGCTTCATGGGCAATTCCGAAGTAGGCCACATGAACATCGGCGCGGGCCGGGTGGTCTACCAGGACATGACCCGCATTGACATGGCCATCGAGGAGCGCACCCTGTGGCAGAACCCCACCCTTGGGGATCTGGCGGCCAAGGTCAAGGCGAGCGGGGGAAAGCTTCATCTCATGGGCCTGGTTTCCGACGGCGGCGTCCACAGCCACCAGAAACATATAGAAGCGTTGCTAGAAGTGTTCCGCGATCTAGGGCTGGAGCGGGTTTTCGTGCATTGCTTCCTGGACGGACGCGACACTCCTCCGGACAGCGGTCAGGAGTATGTGGCCGATCTTCAGAAGGCCATGGTCCGCATCGGTTGCGGCAAGGTGGCCTCGGTGACGGGGCGTTTCTACGCCATGGACCGCGACAAGCGCTGGGAGCGCGTGGCGGATGCCTACGCCGCACTCACGTCCGGGCAGGGCATCTTGATAGCCGATCCCGTGGATTCCATTAAAGACGCCTACACCCATGATGAAACCGACGAATTCATAAAGCCCCGGCTGGTTATTGGTTCGGACGGCAACCCCCTGGCCCTGGTCGAGGACGGGGACGCGGTATTCTTCTTCAACTTCCGGGCGGACCGCGCCAGGGAGATAACCAGGGCCTTCATCGAGCCGGAATTCGCCGGTTTTGCCCGGGCCAGGACCCCCAAACTCTGCGCATTCGCCACCATGACCGAATACGAATCCAGTTTCGGCGTGCCCGTGGCCTTTGGCCCTGAAGAGCTTACCAACACCCTTGGCCAGGTGTACTCCGATGCCGGGCTTAAGCAGCTGAGGCTGGCTGAAACCGAGAAGTACGCCCATGTCACCTATTTTTTGAACGGCGGACGCGAGGAGCCGTTCCCGGGCGAGGATAGGGTCATGATTCCCTCTCCCAGGGAAGTGGCCACCTACGACCTGAAGCCCCAGATGAGTGTCTACGAGGTCACCGCCGCTTTTGAAGAGGCCTGGTCCAAGGGGTATGACCTGGTGGTCTGCAATCTGGCCAACCTGGACATGGTGGGCCACACGGGCATCATGGAAGCGGCCGTGGCCGCCTGCAAGGCCGTGGACGCCAGCGTTACGCGCATTCTCGATGCCGTGCTTGCTTCCGGGGGGCGCGCTCTTGTTACGGCGGACCACGGGAACGCCGAGGAGATGATCGACTCCCGGGGCGGCAAGATGACGGCCCACACCTTAAACGACGTGCCGCTCATACTGGTGGATCCGTCGCGCAAGGGCTCGAAATTAAAGGACGGCAAGCTCGCCGACCTGGCCCCCACCATCCTGGACCTGGCCGGGCTTGAAAAACCGCAGCAGATGACGGGTAATTCCCTGATCGAAGGCTTTAGCCATGTCTGA
- a CDS encoding DMT family transporter → MLQNARIAGYLAALAATVIWAGNFVLARGVAQHIPPIQLNFWRWVLALACMLPIALPKLRADWPGMRRQWRYLFLMALVGVSGLNALIYKAGQTTQSLNMALLVPTAPIMIIIMSRIFYGEPITYRRLAGVGVVLLGVLALISRGDWQHLASVKFTPGDLWALAGAACFAVYSLFIRRRPADISIEGFNAAMFTAGIVLMIPALAWEAAVSPAPVWNGPVIVAVLYAGIGCSFAAYLLWTKAISIIGPVLAGIVYYSLPLFAAIESVVILDEHIALFHVFGGGLIIAGILIATLDKDSLWRRA, encoded by the coding sequence ATGTTACAAAACGCCAGAATCGCCGGGTATCTTGCCGCCCTTGCCGCAACGGTCATCTGGGCCGGTAACTTCGTGTTGGCCAGAGGCGTGGCGCAGCATATTCCGCCCATCCAGCTGAACTTCTGGCGCTGGGTGCTGGCGCTTGCCTGCATGCTGCCCATTGCCCTGCCCAAACTCCGGGCCGATTGGCCTGGCATGCGCAGGCAGTGGCGGTATCTCTTCCTCATGGCCCTGGTGGGAGTCTCGGGGTTGAACGCGCTTATCTACAAGGCCGGACAGACCACGCAGAGCCTGAACATGGCCCTTCTGGTGCCCACGGCTCCCATCATGATCATCATTATGTCGCGCATTTTCTACGGGGAGCCCATCACCTACCGCAGGCTGGCCGGGGTAGGGGTGGTGCTCCTTGGCGTTCTGGCGCTTATTTCGCGTGGTGACTGGCAGCACCTCGCCTCGGTGAAATTCACCCCGGGCGACCTGTGGGCTTTGGCTGGGGCGGCCTGCTTCGCGGTGTACTCGCTTTTCATCCGCAGGCGCCCGGCAGATATCTCCATCGAAGGCTTCAACGCGGCCATGTTCACTGCCGGCATAGTGCTCATGATCCCGGCGCTGGCCTGGGAGGCGGCCGTTTCGCCTGCGCCGGTGTGGAACGGCCCGGTCATTGTGGCCGTGCTCTACGCGGGAATCGGCTGCTCCTTTGCCGCGTACCTCCTCTGGACCAAGGCCATATCGATAATCGGCCCTGTCCTGGCAGGCATTGTGTATTATTCCCTTCCCTTGTTCGCGGCCATCGAATCGGTGGTCATCCTGGACGAACATATCGCCCTGTTCCATGTTTTCGGTGGCGGGCTCATCATTGCGGGAATCCTGATCGCCACTCTGGACAAGGATTCTCTCTGGCGTCGGGCTTAA